TATTCGTTTACACTCTTCCTTCATGCCTAACTTGCTTGTTTTCAATTTGGaccatgtttttttattatttatttatttatgttttaacaGAGTTCCAACTTCCAACAGTTACCATCAActcccatttttattttgaagtttgAACTAATCCATTATTTAATACTGTATCTTTGAATGGCCGACCAAGGATTTTGAGTCTTTACCATGCTTTGAAAATctttttgaatatgaaaaataattttttgagccTGTTCAAGTGttttgaaatagaaaatttgctttgtattttaaataattgaagaatgtttgtaaaaatagtttttttatgattgaaagtaaaataaaatataaaaatggtttattaataaatatgagAATATGAATATATTCGTGAAAATAAAAACTAGCccttatttgtaatattttcatttttatttttattttactaatctTGATGGATTTGGGTGGGTTTGTACTgcaaaaataagaatgaaaataggAAGAGAATaaatactagaaaaaaaaatcaaaatgaagatttgatttttgtattaatgaatgttttatttatatttcatttctaaaaaataatccaaacatATTAACAAATATCAatagaattgattttttattcctaaGCGATCCAAACATCTATGACAGTGATTTCAACGTGATAGTTCCTTTCTTACTATGATCAGCAAAAATTCATTTTGCACTAATTTCATCCATCCACAActgaaaaggagaaaaacaaaaggaggcaaaaaagaaaaagaagaagaaagtttTGACAAATAGATTCTAATAGGGACTGCACCATGATTGAGGGAGGAGGAGAGTTGAGGGTATAGGTGTGTGAAAATCAATTAATACTCTTGTGATATTAATTTCAGCTTTGAGGTGCTGACGATAATAATTTGTTTGATGTTATGGGCTATCAGAATTCAGCTCCTATGCCAGACGGAAAAAGGGTGGGAGCTCAGGCAGTGGCCATGAGGATCTCCGGCGACAAAGCAGCATTCCACAACTGCATGTTCATAGGGTTTCAAGACACCCTTTGTGACGACAGGGGCAGACATTTCTTCAAGGACTGCCAAATCCAGGGCACCGTTGATTTCATCTTTGGGGACGGCAAATCACTCTACTTGGTACAATACCCTAAATCTACACACTACTAATCTCCATTATCAACATGATTTCAGGTGGTATTAGGACTGATTACATCTGGGATTTCAACGCAGAACACAATGATACAATCAGTTGCAAAGGGCGTGGGCGTGATCACAGCTCAGGCAAGGGAAAACGTGGCTGATACCAGCGGATTCGCCTTCGTCCACTGCAACATATCCGGCAGCGGAGACACTTATCTCGGCCGAGCATGGAGGTTGAGGCCCAGAGTGGTGTTTGCTTACACCTACATGGGCACTCTCATCAACGGCGAAGGTTGGTCGGATAACTTGCATGCTGATCGTGACAAGTAAGAACCCACTTCTTTCCATCTAGTATATTCAACATTCTCAGAAAAGTTATTCACAAATGTGATAGTATTACATGGGGAAAAAGCAATTGTTTTAATCTGATGGCGATGATTCAATTTGTAGGACTGTATACTATGGGGAGTACATGTGCGAAGGACCAGGAGCAACCCCGTCTGGCCGAGTTAAATTTGCGAAGTTACTGACTGGTGAAGAAGCAAAGCCCTTCTTGAGCATGACCTACATCAATGGCAACAAGTGGCTTCTGCCACCTCCCAATTATGTGTAGATTGTGTCGccaaaaacatgttttttttgcaTATTAGTATCTAGTGTATTATAATAGGTTTCAGCATGCTAAAAGCCTAAATCTCGCTTGTTTTTTGGAATAGGCTTACAAGGTATCTTTGTTCATGATTTCGTGACTAGCCTGACAGAAGTTATATTACATTGTTCATGGTGCCTCTGAATAGAATTAAGTTGGAAATGAAAAATTATCTACAATTCTGTAACAAGTACGAATGAAAGCTAATGGGTAATTGATCTATACAATGTATGACAAGTTGGTTTAAGTTAAAACTATAACATCTTACTATTATTATACGGGCTGCACGTGGATTCAATGAAATTAAGGAGTTCaacctttttaatatttgaaagaaaagaggttGATCGACCTCCTTTCTTCTCTTATAATCTTTTTGCATAGAGTCTGTCTTCTCTAGCCTGTAAATTAAGATGGAAAATACTATAACATATGGccattattattttactaatgAACTGACTATCAATATGACAGAATCATGCCTTCCAAATCCCATAATAGCCCCCAAGCACAATTTCCCTCTAGGAGGAAGTTTAAGTTTGTTTGATAatgcttttaataaataatttaagatgagaagcattttcaaaatacttttaaaaaattgaataattaccaataatgtttatttatttattttataactactcgataaataatttaaaaaaaaatatttgatgagaaaGCACTTTCACTGAAAGTGCATAAAAAACACCCTCCGCTGGTAAGTGCAACCTTATAAGAGTCAGACATGGATCCAACGCAAACGTCTAGGAGACCctttgagagagagaaaaaaaaaaacaaaaaaaaaacgaggCATTAATGATGGTTTAAAAGCTAAAAGGCCATGCATTGTCTTCAGTTTCCCTTTTGTCTCTTTCTTGGAAACGACGTGGATTTTTGGGGTTAGATTGggagtttaagaccaaaataatttatttgtaaaaaaaaaatgatgtatccattttaaaatatttgtcaaagtagtcTTCTTTATCCATGTAAACATCCACATGgattttaaatgtaaaaaaccATTGTTGGTGACtgtaattttaaaacttacagaaatttccttaaaaccacattTATAAACTGTGATTTTACAATTTCTCTTAGAATTACAGATACTAACTGTAGTTTTAAAAGAAgtatccttaaaaccacagttacaaactatggttttacaatttcccttaaaatcacagttagtaactgtgattttacaattattttcaattcgtatctattttaatggtgttgtaattttaatattatttttaaaatatttttttatcaaaattacaattatgttgtaattttcacaaatatttttaaggggaaCTCATGTGTAAAAAAGTATGGGATTTTAAAACTTcgcttttcacaaattttttcgTTACGActgttttaaatatatatatatatatatatatatatatatatatatatatatatatatatatatatatattatctttatttttcatattttctttgaaaatttgagaaaataatttggttTACATGCAttctcataaaaatttatatatttatggtaaataaaatatttatttgttttacaaatattttcacatatgaactaaagaaaattatttattcatattattttaaaattttaaaataactaaagaaattgtttatattattttaaaattttatattttcatatgaaaattaatgccaatgattatgattttaggttatttattattaagtatgatttgaatgtgagatatccgggtggaatgtcggcggagaagaattccggatgtgagatgcCCGGGTGGAATGttggcggagaagaattccagatgtgagatacccaggtggaatgtcggcggagaagaattccggatgtgagacattcgGATAAGATAGAACGTTGGCCgaacagaattccggatgtgagacatcagGGTGGAATGAGTGAGATTTCCATCCGagtggaatgagctatgtccGACACAATATAcacataatttttaattttttattaaaaaaaggaaaataaacaagtggattatgattaattttttattttttatttaaaaaaggaaaacaaacaagtggattcttaattttttattaaaaaaaggaaaataaacaaatggattatgattaattttttattttttatttaaaaaaggaaaacaaataagtggatttttaatttttttattaaaaaaaggaaaataaacaagtggatttttaatttattttttattttttatttaaaaaaggaaaacaaacaaatggatttttaatttttttattaaaaaaaggaaaataaacaagtgaatttttaattttttattcaaaaaaggaaaataaactagtggatttttaatttttttattaaaaaaggaaaataaacaagttagttagaaagctaaggaaaatgagggaaaaaaaaaacttacctaGTAGATGCTATTGGTGGGAGCCGTTGATGGTGGGAGCCCGACGGTGAGGAGAGATGGTGGGAGCCCcagagaagagaaaataataattagagtTTTTGTTGAATGATTTCGAATGAAAAAATTGAGTCTTCAGAGTAGTGGATTGCTAACGTGGATTCAAAAGACTATTTTGACAAATAGTTTGAAAGTtgtattaatttgatttttttttttttttttaataaacattaCTTTGGCTGCAAACTCTTAGATTGGGATTCGCAGCCGCCTCAGGTAAGAGAAGCTCTCATTCTCAACCATCCAACTCATATACTACGTATTGTCAATGTCCACAAACTTAAAACTCTCAACGTCTTATCCTCacctcatctctctctctccttcaaTTCAACCGTTTGAAAAGACAAAGCTTTCACGTACCCTGTACCAATTGACCAGGAAtctgttgattttttattcaaattctaTGTGAACGTTAGGTGACTACTGACAACCATCAGCCACATGCCATATTTTTGTTGCATTGAAGGCGGTGATATATTAATAGTAAGTTGATTGTTAATATGGtgaccaaaactaaaaaataaaaaataaaaaataaaaattgttataatttttgcTGTGACCCACATGTAGTCTCCATAAATAATCTATCATTAGTTCATAATATAATCTTTTCCTCAAGATTTTCTTGATCAGAGAATCATGTCTGCGGTGACGATCTGGGAATCATGCATGTGCGAGAGATATTTGCATATACCATCACCCAATCATGTTTCAGCCCAGAAATTCATATATTAAGGCTTTCTTAGCTAGCATAGCTCGCTAATGAGATtcgaaaatgaatgaaaataattaacaaactTTTCCCTAATCTTAGCCAGTGCACCATAACTATAAACATTCTAAGAGGTTTTGGTCGAAGGCGCATATGATGAGATGATGCATGAAACTAGAACGAACCACATGACTTCACTTCATCTCAAAACGCTATCAATTTGAAGGCAAGCTTCGGTTATTTAAGATTGAAAAAGAGTATTAGTAAAGCTGCAACATCCTCAAATGATGGATGCCATATACCAACACAAAATAACAGAACACTTGCAGAACGTTATGAGGTGAAAACACATGTTAATAGACCCATCAATCAGAATCCCGACACAGAGGTTTTGAAATGTTAATGTGAAATAATCTGTGAATAATAAGTTTGCTCTGAATTCAATCAAACATTAGTTACAGCTCACATCCCAATAGAGATGAGAAGGGGCTAGCAATTACCCCTTCCCATCCTTAGTTACCCAATACAATTGAAATAAAGAACTAACCAAAAATTCCTATTGTTTGTCACTTTACCAGAGGAGAAGTTTGCACATCATATATTCATACGAGGAGGCCTTGCTTTACACCCGAAAAAGAATTAGCTCCAAAATTTGAACCATTGAAAACCCCACTGCACTTACTcttccaaggttaatgatcttCCAGCTGCAAAATCACCAGGAGAAGTGGAGTTCAGTAAAGCAAATACAATAATGAAGAGGATTCTCCTGCATCTCATTCCAGTAATGGCAGATACATGTGACAGATAACAAATTAAGGGCATATTTTGAAGCAATTTCAGATtggattattttattgtttgtacTATTCATTCATTGCACTGCTTCAGACGTTTTTCTaaaggaaaatataatttaagcCAAACACTGGTTTTCAGAATACAAGATTACCCTTAAACTCCTGCCTCCCACCCTCAAACCGAGAAGGCAGTTTAGACGACTGAACCCTCTTTCTGAAATAGCCCTCTATAACCTTCTCCAAAGACAATAATTTTTTACCAAGAATTCCTATTAGTAAGCCATTCAATGGAACTGGCTTCTAGACAGACCCctcaaaatcataaaatttattggaggaaaaaaagaaaagaaaaaacttacATGTATTGTTTTCATCAGGTTGAGCCTCAGGATGGCTCTCCATGCACTTCATCAGGTACTTGAAGGTCTCAATCTCGCATGGGATTGTGAGCCCACCACTGTGATCAAATCCAAACTCCTCTTCCACCTTTTCCAACAGCACCTTGAACAGCGGGTGGGTAAGATAGCTGGTGGGAATGATGAACCTCCGAAGCTCTGACCCTACATAAACCGCCAAATACCCTTTGGGGACATCAGGTGGTGGTTCAGGGCTGTGGCAACCATCCTCATCTGAATCTGAGATAACATTTGAGTTCCTCAACCTCATATTAATTGCTGGTGAAATGCCCCCGGGCGTTTGATTGGGGTGGACACTATTATTTCCTTTTGGGCTGAGAGTGACTGATTGCCACTTCTGAAGGAATTCCTTCAACCGAACAATCTGCCTGATTCCGGTCACCTTGTTACTCCCATTGTCCTCCATTGCCATATGCTTAGCAAAATAGTGATGAGAATTCCAGGGTCGAATTCAGAGCTTTTGATTCCAAGCAAATATGTCTCATCAGATCTTCTTCCACTATATGcaagtagaaaaaaaattagaatctaCAAGTACGAAAGAAAAGAATCAAGAGACAGCATCACGAACAAGACAATTTTCAGATTTATGATGTTGTAAGGTGTTCCGCCTTTCAGCACATGAAATCCACAGATTCCAACCAGAAGGTGCCGCAATTCCACCTCTTATAGCACAACAGATATGTATCTTGATGCGTGAGATTGGAAAATTCAATTCTTCCCTGTTATTTACAATTGAAAATATCACATTAGGAGAACCAAAGCTACCGGTGAAATATTCGAACAGAGTACgaaaattctctttcaaagGTATGTTAAACAGGCttattttccccctttttttcaCCTTTCTTAAATTCCTTACAATTAACTTCGAATAACCTGAACTAACTTCTCTTTTGTAAGCTATTTCAGCTGAACTTCCAAATCTACAACCAACTCTTTTCGCCGACCAAAACTCTCATTCAAATCTTGTCTGAATTCGGACTAAAACAACcaggaaatttcaaatttctctttCAAAGCAATCTATTAAGTGATTAAGAATCGGTTAACTATCGAATTGTTTTGCATTGAGATctctaacaaaaatattattcctTTTGCCCTAACATGGAGCTCCACACACCGATAACAGAATACGAGCCCTGTAGATCCCTCCAAGTTAGCAAACATGGGTACAATTGTACAAAACACaacaaaaacacacacacacacaaaaggtCAAACCAAatcattaggaaaaaaaaagagttagaaAATCTGGATGCGAATTCCACACCGAGCAGAACAATCACACGAGTATGAAGATTCCAAATCAATCCAAAAAACTGAAAAACTAGCAAGAAAAAATTGTAGATATAGAGAGAGTTGGAAACCTTATTGGAGGGAAGAGGAGACGTCAGATGAGAAGCGGAAGACCACAAGCCATTTGGAGCTTCGGAGGTGATGGAAGAGGGAGCTCTAGGGAGAGATTCACTAATTCCTTAAtcgaaaaaaaaagaagataaatgaCCCAAAGCCTTACTCCATATTTGATTTATACCTCCATTGAATACGCAGTGAATTTCTCTCTTTCCCACTCCACAAGGCCCGACAGTTTCGGATTCCTTCTGGTTCCGACCAACCAAACAGCCGTTGAATGTAACAGAAATTAtaatcaccaaaaaaaaaaaaaaatgcaaatttttGAAGAGAGAGATCTGTGGAAGAAGTCATACAAAATAGCCGCCGATAGGTTAGAGGCCGCACATGTCAGAAAAAGATTCGGTAGGCCCCGCTTTTCATTACACATTATAAACGAGGAAGACATTTTTGGATCATTTTCTAAATtccttaataaaagaaaattatcctgaatatatattatatttaagaaaaaaaaacattttctcaaactcaaaattttaatcgtaaacatttatattaaaaaggttttgttttttaaataatgtttcaagtattttcatataattcttaaaaaatatgaagaaaatttgaaaatttttgcattCTAAATAAACaagtataataattttatgaaagaataaggaaaaactgttttttgataatattttaatcctaaaaatgacttaaatttgtttttaaaacctaTTCTTGAAACCATTTTTAGagtgatttttttgaaaaaccatATTACAtaaatagttaatttttttaaacctatgtattttttgcttcatttccaaattaatctttttaaaaaatttaggatttgtttagtaactgtttttgaaaataattatgaaaaacaagttttgaaaattgatatataatgtttttatagaataaaagtatgtttgaatttaacatgtttttaatatttttaaaataatttttatatctagtattttatttttaatcattctatattgtataattttttaaaaataacttttaaaaaacacatgaaaacaatagaaaacatctaaaagtaattatttgaaaatattttgttttatatttttaagaactaaaatagaaaataatttatgtttgtcaaacttatttttctgattttttttttattttgaaatatagaAATTTGTTATTGAAAATAGTTGCCAAATAGGCccttattatctttttttttttttcttttttggtatttaagtaaatatatttatagtttttataagCTTAATAATTATGTATGAGAAATCATAGAAATTCTTTAGGCACGTAGATAAAATAAAttccatttaaaataataataattcatccttctaattaatataattttttcctttttcatttttaaagaagtGTATGAGGTCATatttaagttgaaaaatcacttataaacTTTATTTTCATTACTAAAATACTTAAATACTTTCCTTATTATGGATGTTGGTTAGCTTCTTGAagattattaatcttttttttttatttatagtgaATAATATTTTCACTAAAAGACCCCAATTATTAGTTAGgaatataatggaaaaaaataattaatcaaattatggaaaaaaaattgattcaacTCAATTAAAAGCGCGTTTGGgagtgattctagaaaacgcttttaacatttttaataattgaatgataaaaattttcaagtattataaatattaaaaacgtttcccAAAATCACTAACAAAcgaattttaaaagttattttcacaatactttaaaattttgaaaaagagaaattgatcagcttttgttattttcaaaactaCTTGTAACTTTTATAATCTCAAAATTtgtttataatggttttaatttAAAGTATGTTTAGTAgtaattctagaaaatatttttgatctCTTTAATActttaatgttaaaaattttaaagtgttaaaaatgttgaaaacgttttctaaaatcattatgaaACAAGCTCTTAATTTAATAAATGTtccaattaaaaaagaaaattataaaatccttTGTTTGTAAAATTGAATTGAGAAAATGATGCAACGCTCTCCGTGTCCAATCTTGTTGCTTTCTCAGTCACGGTATTCTTGGGCCTATAAGGAGGGAATTGGGCTGATACGCGGGATGTACGAGGCCGGGCCGGGTTGGCTTGGGCAAAGGAAGTTGTAAAGGCCCTGCTTGGAAGAAGTTTGGA
Above is a window of Vitis vinifera cultivar Pinot Noir 40024 chromosome 11, ASM3070453v1 DNA encoding:
- the LOC100244050 gene encoding putative pectinesterase 63 isoform X2; this encodes MCMPEKTMHLGAVTTLLLASQFMIFIPAVVSDKTKHIPSDTSKLDAWIATNIREYRQRIWESKKGLHSSLDPILVAAEAEVNVIKVRKDGTGDFKTITDALNSIPKGNLKRTVIWIGGGEYWEKITIDRSKPFITLYGSTADMPSITYDGTAFKYGTVDSATVAVESDYFMAVNIAFVNSAPMPDGKRVGAQAVAMRISGDKAAFHNCMFIGFQDTLCDDRGRHFFKDCQIQGTVDFIFGDGKSLYLNTMIQSVAKGVGVITAQARENVADTSGFAFVHCNISGSGDTYLGRAWRLRPRVVFAYTYMGTLINGEGWSDNLHADRDKTVYYGEYMCEGPGATPSGRVKFAKLLTGEEAKPFLSMTYINGNKWLLPPPNYV
- the LOC100244050 gene encoding putative pectinesterase 63 isoform X1, encoding MCMPEKTMHLGAVTTLLLASQFMIFIPAVVSDKTKHIPSDTSKLDAWIATNIREYRQRIWESKKGLHSSLDPILVAAEAEVNVIKVRKDGTGDFKTITDALNSIPKGNLKRTVIWIGGGEYWEKITIDRSKPFITLYGSTADMPSITYDGTAFKYGTVDSATVAVESDYFMAVNIAFVVRTNSAPMPDGKRVGAQAVAMRISGDKAAFHNCMFIGFQDTLCDDRGRHFFKDCQIQGTVDFIFGDGKSLYLNTMIQSVAKGVGVITAQARENVADTSGFAFVHCNISGSGDTYLGRAWRLRPRVVFAYTYMGTLINGEGWSDNLHADRDKTVYYGEYMCEGPGATPSGRVKFAKLLTGEEAKPFLSMTYINGNKWLLPPPNYV
- the LOC100266455 gene encoding protein SMALL AUXIN UP-REGULATED RNA 10, producing MAMEDNGSNKVTGIRQIVRLKEFLQKWQSVTLSPKGNNSVHPNQTPGGISPAINMRLRNSNVISDSDEDGCHSPEPPPDVPKGYLAVYVGSELRRFIIPTSYLTHPLFKVLLEKVEEEFGFDHSGGLTIPCEIETFKYLMKCMESHPEAQPDENNTSGRSLTLEE